A section of the Mycolicibacterium anyangense genome encodes:
- the arcA gene encoding arginine deiminase, giving the protein MTATVLGSNSEVGTLRVVILHRPGAELQRLTPRNNDKLLFDGLPWVSRAQEEHDAFAELLRSRGVEVLLMADLLTEALASGAARMQGIAAAVDSRRLGHPLAQELSAYLRGLAPAELAHVLTAGMTFTELPTGANADTSLVRRMHHGGDFVIEPLPNLLFTRDSSFWIGPRVAITSLALPARVRETSLTDMIYAHHPRFLGVRRAYESHTAPVEGGDVLLLAPGVVAVGVGERTTPAGAEALARSLFDDDLAHTVLAVPIAQERAQMHLDTVCTMVDVDAVVMYPAIQDSLSAFTINRTPTGVKIHDEAPFVRAAAQAMGIERLRVIDTGLDPVTAEREQWDDGNNTLALAPGVVVAYERNAETNARLADSGIEVLPISASELGTGRGGPRCMSCPVARDPL; this is encoded by the coding sequence GTGACTGCGACGGTGCTGGGCTCCAATTCCGAGGTCGGGACGCTGCGCGTCGTCATCCTGCACCGCCCCGGCGCCGAGCTGCAGCGGCTGACTCCGCGTAACAACGACAAGCTGTTGTTCGACGGCCTGCCCTGGGTGTCCCGGGCCCAGGAGGAACACGACGCATTCGCCGAACTGCTGCGCTCCCGCGGGGTCGAAGTGTTGCTGATGGCGGACCTGCTGACCGAGGCACTGGCCAGCGGCGCCGCCCGCATGCAGGGCATCGCCGCCGCCGTCGACTCGCGGCGGCTGGGACATCCGCTGGCCCAAGAGCTTTCGGCCTATCTGCGCGGCCTGGCACCCGCTGAGCTGGCGCATGTGCTGACCGCGGGCATGACGTTCACCGAGCTACCGACCGGCGCCAACGCCGACACCTCACTGGTGCGCCGCATGCATCACGGCGGCGACTTCGTGATCGAGCCACTGCCCAATCTGTTGTTCACCAGGGACTCGTCGTTCTGGATCGGGCCGCGGGTGGCGATCACCTCGCTCGCGCTGCCCGCCCGGGTCCGGGAAACCTCGCTGACCGACATGATCTACGCCCACCACCCGCGGTTCCTCGGGGTGCGGCGGGCCTACGAATCGCACACCGCCCCGGTGGAGGGTGGTGACGTGCTGCTGTTGGCGCCCGGGGTGGTGGCCGTCGGAGTGGGGGAGCGGACCACGCCCGCGGGCGCGGAGGCGTTGGCGCGCAGCCTGTTCGACGACGACCTGGCTCACACCGTGCTCGCGGTGCCGATCGCCCAGGAGCGCGCGCAGATGCACCTGGACACCGTCTGCACGATGGTCGACGTCGACGCCGTGGTGATGTATCCGGCGATCCAGGATTCGTTGTCGGCGTTCACGATCAACCGCACCCCGACCGGGGTGAAGATCCATGACGAGGCGCCGTTCGTGCGGGCGGCCGCCCAGGCCATGGGCATCGAGCGGCTGCGGGTGATCGACACCGGCCTGGACCCGGTGACCGCCGAGCGTGAGCAATGGGACGACGGCAACAACACCCTGGCGTTGGCGCCCGGCGTGGTGGTGGCCTACGAACGAAACGCCGAAACCAATGCGCGACTGGCTGATTCA
- the soxR gene encoding redox-sensitive transcriptional activator SoxR produces the protein MTEQELTPGELAGRAGVAISALHFYEREGLIRSRRTSGNQRRYTRETLRRVAFIRMSQRLGIPLARVREALATLPTDRAPSSRDWARLSAGWRVDLDERIEHLQRLRDNLADCIGCGCLSLRSCALSNPADVLAAEGPGAAKL, from the coding sequence GTGACCGAGCAGGAGTTGACGCCCGGTGAACTCGCCGGCCGGGCCGGGGTGGCGATCTCGGCACTGCACTTCTACGAACGCGAAGGATTGATCCGCAGCCGCCGCACGTCGGGCAACCAGCGCCGCTATACGCGCGAGACACTGCGCCGGGTCGCCTTCATCAGAATGTCTCAGCGCCTTGGTATTCCACTGGCCCGGGTGCGCGAGGCACTGGCCACGCTGCCCACCGACCGCGCACCGAGCAGCCGGGACTGGGCGCGCCTGTCGGCCGGCTGGCGAGTAGACCTCGACGAGCGGATCGAGCACCTGCAGCGATTGCGGGACAACCTGGCCGACTGCATCGGATGCGGCTGCCTGAGCCTGCGCAGTTGCGCCCTGTCCAACCCGGCGGACGTGCTGGCCGCCGAGGGCCCGGGAGCGGCCAAGCTCTAG
- a CDS encoding alpha-ketoglutarate-dependent dioxygenase AlkB, whose amino-acid sequence MSVSVQGALFEHSQRRDLGAGAWLDVRSSWVDDDMLFSELLAAVPWRAERRQMYDRVLDVPRLCSFHDLTAGPAPHPALTRLRRRLNDIYAGELGEPFTSAGLCLYRDGSDSVAWHGDTVGRSSTEDTMVAIVSLGATRVFALRPRGGGPSLRLPQHHGDLLVMGGSCQRTWEHAVPKTALPKGPRISIQFRPRDVR is encoded by the coding sequence GTGTCTGTGTCTGTTCAGGGCGCCTTGTTCGAGCACAGTCAGCGCCGTGACCTCGGTGCCGGCGCGTGGCTCGATGTCCGCTCGTCGTGGGTGGACGACGACATGCTGTTCTCCGAGCTGCTGGCCGCGGTGCCGTGGCGAGCCGAGCGCAGGCAGATGTATGACCGTGTCCTCGACGTTCCCCGCCTGTGCAGTTTCCACGATCTGACCGCTGGGCCCGCGCCGCATCCGGCGCTGACCCGGTTACGCCGCCGGCTCAACGACATCTACGCCGGAGAGCTGGGCGAACCGTTCACCTCAGCGGGCCTGTGCCTGTACCGGGACGGGTCCGACAGCGTGGCCTGGCATGGCGACACCGTGGGGCGCAGCAGCACGGAGGACACCATGGTGGCCATCGTCAGCCTCGGCGCCACCCGGGTGTTCGCACTGCGGCCGCGCGGCGGCGGACCGTCGTTGCGGCTGCCGCAGCATCACGGCGACCTGTTGGTGATGGGCGGCTCCTGCCAGCGCACCTGGGAGCATGCCGTCCCCAAGACCGCGCTGCCGAAAGGGCCGCGGATCAGCATCCAGTTCCGGCCGCGCGACGTGCGTTGA
- a CDS encoding DUF7159 family protein, with translation MDIVLGVALTADSVRFVLVSGRHGDGDLVGQDSFYVDRRGGIERASVVEHVVNAVLGTYAVATANGRTIRKVAVTWTDSAAVEAGLLLDALDEVGLPGVAPVTGCDAVESFAALLCTQDQRDSVAVCLVEGRRAPTALIACVHNADGIRRTRSRTVPADDLHQLALSVHGACAEFDGADLAVVAAGSGEVVGQLAAQLNSLLAAPVVIPRDAGFAFARGAALAACRTALRLGEAIVLDADPDDAVARPPAPLVFVPRTAKLMDIPVEIPRGAGGAHRKPASRSARRLTLVVAGGAAVFISSISMLLGGELFGGRDTAHASPHTGALELSAASAAPVNGPPAAPPPAEQPASQPPPAPAAAPAPAAAPSPPAAPGPPNPLQVLATLAGPQLAAINQAGQGNLPPLNDPALSAAALQVAQAIAGPAVDGATQPVNVPAVPPVTDQPVTLPPIKDVVDSVRPDRQGEDQHFGDIPEPSTPYYQPPAP, from the coding sequence ATGGACATCGTCCTTGGCGTAGCGCTGACTGCCGATAGTGTGCGGTTCGTCCTGGTGAGCGGACGGCACGGCGACGGCGACCTCGTCGGGCAGGACTCCTTCTACGTCGATCGGCGCGGCGGCATCGAGCGCGCCAGCGTGGTGGAGCACGTCGTGAACGCCGTCCTGGGCACCTACGCGGTGGCGACAGCCAACGGCAGAACCATCCGGAAAGTCGCGGTCACCTGGACCGACTCGGCGGCCGTCGAGGCCGGCCTGCTGCTCGACGCGCTCGATGAGGTGGGGCTGCCCGGCGTGGCCCCGGTGACGGGCTGCGACGCGGTGGAGAGTTTCGCGGCGCTGTTGTGCACCCAGGACCAACGCGACAGTGTGGCCGTCTGTCTGGTGGAGGGCCGCCGGGCGCCGACGGCGTTGATCGCCTGTGTCCACAATGCCGACGGCATCCGCCGTACGCGTAGCCGCACCGTGCCCGCCGACGATCTTCACCAGCTGGCGCTGTCGGTGCACGGGGCGTGCGCGGAGTTCGACGGCGCCGACCTGGCGGTGGTCGCAGCCGGCTCAGGTGAGGTGGTGGGACAGCTTGCCGCGCAGCTCAATTCGTTGCTCGCCGCGCCGGTGGTCATCCCCAGGGACGCCGGCTTCGCCTTCGCGCGCGGGGCGGCCCTGGCCGCCTGCCGAACCGCTCTGCGGCTCGGCGAGGCCATTGTGCTCGACGCCGACCCCGACGACGCCGTGGCCCGGCCGCCTGCCCCTCTGGTCTTCGTCCCGCGGACCGCCAAGCTGATGGACATTCCGGTGGAGATTCCCCGCGGCGCCGGCGGTGCGCACCGCAAGCCGGCGTCCCGGTCGGCGCGGCGGCTGACGCTGGTGGTCGCCGGCGGCGCGGCGGTGTTCATCTCGTCGATCTCCATGCTGCTCGGCGGCGAGCTGTTCGGCGGGCGTGACACTGCACACGCCAGCCCGCACACCGGTGCGTTGGAGCTCTCGGCCGCCTCGGCGGCCCCGGTGAACGGCCCGCCTGCGGCGCCGCCACCTGCCGAGCAGCCGGCGAGCCAACCCCCACCCGCGCCCGCTGCCGCGCCCGCTCCCGCGGCCGCGCCTTCGCCCCCGGCTGCACCCGGCCCGCCCAACCCGCTCCAGGTGCTGGCCACACTGGCCGGTCCGCAGCTGGCGGCGATCAACCAGGCCGGGCAGGGCAACCTGCCCCCGCTCAACGATCCCGCGCTCAGCGCCGCCGCCCTGCAGGTGGCCCAGGCCATCGCGGGCCCCGCCGTCGACGGCGCCACGCAGCCGGTGAACGTGCCCGCCGTACCACCGGTGACGGATCAGCCCGTCACCCTGCCGCCGATCAAGGACGTCGTCGACAGCGTCCGCCCCGACCGCCAGGGCGAGGACCAGCATTTCGGCGACATCCCCGAGCCGAGTACGCCGTACTACCAGCCGCCGGCCCCGTAG
- a CDS encoding DUF5642 family protein: MSNPRTVVAVLCAALLTACATGSGPQGADISKVSTLKSSFGPEFKVTEVAKTGIDPKLLTGQKLPDGLKFDPESCAKFATGQLVPPGTQGNMAAISAEGQGNRFIVIAVETNTPVPVTEPGADCKKVSFSGGALRGTVEAVDAPAIDGVQTLGVHRVLQTVINNQARTGEVYNYSAHFGDYQVIVTANPLVLPDKPVAPVDTKRAGDLLVAGVKAIRNSAQS; encoded by the coding sequence ATGTCGAACCCGAGAACTGTGGTCGCCGTGTTGTGCGCTGCCTTGTTGACCGCCTGCGCAACGGGTTCCGGCCCGCAGGGCGCCGACATCTCCAAGGTGTCCACGCTGAAATCGAGCTTCGGTCCGGAGTTCAAAGTCACCGAGGTGGCCAAGACCGGGATCGATCCCAAGCTGCTCACCGGTCAGAAGCTGCCTGACGGCCTGAAGTTCGACCCGGAGTCGTGTGCGAAATTCGCCACCGGCCAGTTGGTGCCGCCGGGTACCCAGGGCAACATGGCGGCCATCTCCGCCGAAGGCCAGGGCAACCGCTTCATCGTCATCGCCGTCGAGACCAACACGCCGGTGCCGGTCACCGAGCCCGGCGCCGACTGCAAGAAGGTGTCGTTCAGCGGAGGTGCGCTGCGCGGCACGGTCGAGGCCGTCGACGCCCCCGCGATCGACGGCGTGCAGACGCTCGGTGTGCACCGGGTGTTGCAGACCGTGATCAACAACCAGGCCCGCACCGGCGAGGTGTACAACTACTCGGCCCACTTCGGCGATTACCAGGTGATCGTCACCGCCAATCCGCTGGTGCTACCGGACAAGCCGGTGGCTCCGGTCGACACCAAGCGGGCCGGCGATCTTCTGGTCGCCGGGGTCAAGGCCATCCGCAACTCAGCGCAGTCGTGA
- a CDS encoding DUF5642 family protein translates to MPGLAACAGSPTPSASPASPAPSASAVINPAAIKRIRPLLPPDYEIADVVGPVSIAGQWGFGAGWTADPPSCGPLADPAPADPHASGYSASGRGGTIYVVVAAADAPGAGLLGDCGQWSMAFGHTTGTVVLADPPPVDGAATVAMTVTTRTVVESGSETNGQAATAQAYLDGHVVAVTLVTDPGSAHPPLDAVFVDDLLNRSVAALRG, encoded by the coding sequence GTGCCCGGGCTGGCCGCGTGTGCGGGCAGCCCCACGCCGTCGGCATCGCCCGCATCCCCGGCTCCTTCGGCATCGGCGGTCATCAATCCGGCCGCTATCAAGCGGATTCGGCCCCTGTTGCCGCCCGACTACGAGATCGCCGACGTCGTCGGGCCGGTCAGTATTGCCGGGCAGTGGGGATTCGGGGCGGGCTGGACTGCCGACCCGCCATCGTGCGGGCCCTTGGCCGACCCGGCTCCCGCCGATCCGCACGCCAGCGGCTATTCGGCCTCCGGCCGGGGCGGAACGATCTACGTCGTCGTCGCCGCGGCCGATGCCCCCGGTGCCGGACTGCTCGGCGACTGTGGCCAGTGGAGCATGGCCTTCGGCCACACCACCGGCACGGTCGTCCTCGCCGACCCGCCGCCGGTCGACGGTGCCGCCACCGTCGCGATGACGGTCACCACCCGCACCGTCGTCGAATCCGGTTCGGAAACCAACGGCCAGGCCGCCACCGCGCAGGCCTACCTCGACGGGCACGTCGTCGCCGTCACGCTCGTCACCGATCCCGGATCGGCACACCCGCCGCTGGACGCCGTGTTCGTCGACGATCTGCTCAACAGGTCGGTGGCCGCCTTGCGCGGCTGA
- a CDS encoding TspO/MBR family protein translates to MRKTIVGTALATAAAAVVGSVSSRKNVETWYPTLKKPPFNPPNAAFPIAWTTLYADIAVTSAAAIDRYRADGQDSKANAYIAALGTNLVLNAGWSWLFFGKKKVGASVLGAGALAISSADLARRAGGADPKLGVALAPYPLWCSFATLLSSEIWRRNR, encoded by the coding sequence ATGCGGAAGACGATCGTGGGAACAGCGTTGGCCACCGCCGCGGCAGCAGTCGTTGGCAGTGTGTCGAGTCGGAAGAACGTGGAAACCTGGTATCCGACCCTGAAGAAGCCGCCGTTCAATCCGCCGAACGCGGCGTTCCCGATCGCCTGGACCACGTTGTACGCCGATATCGCCGTGACCTCGGCGGCCGCCATCGACCGGTACCGCGCCGACGGTCAGGACTCGAAGGCCAACGCCTACATCGCCGCACTGGGTACCAACTTGGTGCTCAACGCCGGCTGGAGCTGGCTGTTCTTCGGCAAGAAGAAGGTCGGCGCCTCGGTTCTCGGAGCCGGTGCACTGGCCATCAGCAGCGCCGACCTGGCCCGCCGGGCCGGTGGCGCCGACCCGAAGCTCGGTGTCGCGCTGGCCCCCTATCCGCTGTGGTGCTCGTTCGCCACGCTGCTGTCCAGCGAGATCTGGCGGCGCAACCGCTAG
- a CDS encoding PE-PPE domain-containing protein, whose amino-acid sequence MRSGLRRLRMVLAATLVIAGYLSLWPWEIGVQLTATTALIMGGTMHPLVRGTLGGLSQNPAGQLASYPLAEAPSVVATIVNQAMDYFVGPTGAGRGGAAGTDQYNVVALQTPEEFWPLYGTLGFDASVAAGVANLSNCLQGRLSCKGHYFDSAPELTSDYVAFGYSQSAVVASIAKRNLIDQYRNADGSWRPLVDSNGTPLDVSFVVIGNPNRPNGGFLQRFNGSYIPVLGISFDGATPTDSCDADGGNCRFPTADIARQYDGWADAPVRQLNLVADLNALLGIAYLHYFYDSPVTAAMYQGTMGDTTYYLVPTERLPLLMPLQQIGVPAPILAALDAPLRVIVEWAYDRAINPGTPTAMQPAVLPDLATGVRNLLAAIPTGLDDGLQEAGLGRPFGTTRAGIFGVGGPVAPAAPPGAAAPPAPHQQSARPAGVGKAKPRAAAQRTKATAPTSDPAPHRTVGGHRARN is encoded by the coding sequence GTGCGTTCTGGACTTCGTCGACTCCGGATGGTGCTCGCGGCGACGTTGGTAATAGCCGGCTACCTTTCGTTGTGGCCGTGGGAAATCGGCGTTCAATTGACGGCAACCACCGCGCTCATAATGGGTGGCACCATGCACCCGCTGGTGCGCGGCACCCTCGGTGGTTTGTCGCAGAATCCGGCCGGTCAATTGGCCTCCTATCCGCTCGCCGAAGCGCCTTCCGTGGTCGCGACCATCGTCAACCAGGCCATGGACTACTTCGTCGGACCAACCGGCGCCGGCCGGGGTGGCGCGGCCGGCACCGACCAGTACAACGTGGTCGCCCTGCAGACACCGGAGGAATTCTGGCCGCTCTACGGCACGCTGGGTTTCGACGCGTCGGTGGCGGCCGGGGTGGCCAATCTGTCCAACTGCCTGCAGGGCAGGCTGTCGTGCAAGGGCCACTACTTCGACAGCGCCCCCGAATTGACCTCCGACTACGTCGCCTTCGGGTATTCGCAGAGCGCCGTCGTCGCCAGCATCGCCAAACGCAACCTCATCGACCAGTACCGCAACGCCGACGGCAGTTGGCGGCCGCTCGTCGACTCCAACGGCACCCCGTTGGACGTGTCATTCGTCGTCATCGGCAACCCGAACCGGCCCAATGGTGGCTTCCTGCAACGCTTCAACGGCTCCTACATCCCGGTGCTGGGCATCAGCTTCGACGGCGCCACGCCCACCGACTCCTGTGATGCCGACGGCGGAAACTGCCGATTCCCGACCGCCGACATCGCCCGCCAATACGACGGCTGGGCGGATGCTCCGGTCCGCCAGCTCAACCTGGTCGCCGACCTCAACGCGCTGCTGGGCATCGCCTACCTGCACTACTTCTACGACTCGCCCGTCACCGCCGCCATGTACCAGGGCACCATGGGCGACACCACCTACTACCTGGTGCCCACCGAACGGCTGCCGCTACTCATGCCGTTGCAGCAGATCGGCGTTCCGGCCCCGATCCTGGCCGCACTGGATGCGCCGTTACGCGTGATCGTCGAATGGGCCTACGACCGGGCCATCAATCCCGGGACACCCACGGCGATGCAACCCGCCGTGCTACCCGACCTGGCCACCGGCGTGCGAAACCTGCTCGCCGCCATCCCCACCGGTCTCGACGACGGGCTCCAGGAAGCCGGGCTCGGCCGCCCGTTCGGCACCACCCGCGCCGGGATCTTCGGTGTCGGCGGCCCGGTAGCGCCTGCTGCTCCACCGGGCGCCGCTGCGCCGCCGGCACCGCACCAGCAGTCGGCCCGGCCGGCCGGGGTGGGCAAGGCCAAGCCCCGTGCCGCCGCACAGCGCACCAAGGCGACGGCTCCGACGTCGGATCCCGCGCCGCACCGCACTGTCGGTGGCCATCGGGCGCGGAACTGA
- a CDS encoding LpqN/LpqT family lipoprotein, protein MQKITAVATAGLAAISLSVALVGCGSKTETKTTTSTTTSTSTTTSTSAAASASPSESKGPNETIQDYLKQNNIQETAIKRGDAGAPNIDLPFPPDWSDAGPQTPDWAYGAIVYDKPETPNDPPSIIAIVSKLTGNVDPAKILELAPGELKNLPQYQPLGDDNKSTLSGFDAVQLGGNYVKDGKKRIIAQKTVVIPTNDGLYVLQLNADALDGQEGALMEATSVIDEKTTITP, encoded by the coding sequence ATGCAGAAAATCACGGCGGTTGCGACGGCAGGCCTGGCCGCCATTTCGCTGAGTGTCGCGCTCGTTGGCTGCGGTTCGAAGACCGAGACCAAGACGACGACGTCCACCACGACGTCAACCTCGACGACCACGTCGACCAGTGCCGCGGCATCGGCGAGCCCGAGCGAGTCCAAGGGACCCAACGAGACCATTCAGGATTACCTGAAGCAGAACAACATCCAGGAGACGGCGATCAAGCGCGGCGATGCGGGTGCGCCGAACATCGACCTGCCCTTCCCGCCGGACTGGTCGGATGCCGGGCCGCAGACTCCGGACTGGGCCTACGGTGCGATCGTCTACGACAAGCCCGAGACGCCGAACGATCCGCCGAGCATCATCGCGATCGTGTCCAAGCTGACCGGCAATGTAGACCCGGCCAAGATTCTGGAACTGGCCCCCGGCGAGTTGAAGAACCTGCCCCAGTACCAGCCGCTCGGCGACGACAACAAGAGCACGCTGAGCGGATTCGACGCGGTGCAGCTGGGCGGCAACTACGTCAAGGACGGCAAGAAACGCATCATCGCGCAGAAGACCGTCGTGATCCCGACGAACGACGGCCTCTACGTACTGCAGCTCAACGCCGACGCGCTCGACGGGCAGGAGGGCGCCCTGATGGAGGCCACCAGCGTGATCGACGAGAAGACCACGATCACGCCATGA
- a CDS encoding HNH endonuclease signature motif containing protein yields MVAIVEALDALDAAVEQLGAADIAELPARHRFAVLERLETLMRRQVAISAEQLTHLEPYEGCPPIPIVLADVLRISRSAAKRRLRDAEQLAPRLALTGQPLQPVLPATAKAWDAGLLDGEHIRVIQKFFRDLPDHVPPAEQARAERSLAEHAQHLRPDQLEKVAARLATYLNPDGVFSDADRARQRGFTWCGGQRPDGMSVGKLTATPELRAMIEALFAKLAAPGQCHTDGAGADADARGLGQRQHDALAELARRHLGDPKLGKHNGLPVTVIVTTTLQDLAAQAGYGLTAGGTMVPMTDLIRMAAPAYHYLAVFDGVTGRSLWLGRTKRLASADQRIMLLAKDRGCTAPGCSVPGYHTQVHHATADWKHGGTTNIDDLTLACKRDNLHAENDGWNTHKLPNGDTEWTPPPNVPLIGGTNTYHHPERLLRDDEEDDDLEDDP; encoded by the coding sequence ATGGTTGCGATTGTCGAGGCGTTGGATGCGCTCGATGCCGCGGTCGAACAGTTGGGCGCGGCCGATATCGCCGAGCTGCCCGCCCGACACCGGTTCGCCGTGCTGGAGCGGTTGGAAACCCTGATGCGCCGCCAGGTCGCGATCTCGGCCGAGCAGCTCACCCACCTCGAGCCCTACGAGGGCTGCCCACCGATCCCGATCGTGCTCGCCGACGTCCTGCGGATCAGCCGCAGCGCGGCCAAACGCCGCCTGCGCGACGCCGAACAGCTGGCCCCCCGGCTGGCGCTGACCGGCCAGCCATTGCAGCCGGTGTTGCCGGCCACCGCCAAAGCCTGGGACGCCGGCCTGCTCGATGGTGAGCACATCCGAGTCATCCAGAAGTTCTTCCGCGACCTGCCCGACCACGTGCCCCCGGCCGAGCAGGCCCGCGCCGAACGCTCACTGGCCGAACACGCCCAGCACCTACGCCCCGACCAGCTGGAGAAAGTCGCCGCCCGGCTGGCCACCTACCTCAACCCCGACGGGGTGTTCTCCGACGCCGACCGCGCCCGCCAACGCGGCTTCACCTGGTGCGGCGGACAACGCCCTGACGGGATGAGCGTCGGGAAACTCACCGCCACCCCCGAGCTACGCGCGATGATCGAGGCGTTGTTCGCCAAACTCGCCGCCCCAGGACAGTGCCACACCGACGGTGCCGGAGCAGACGCCGACGCCCGCGGGCTCGGGCAACGCCAGCACGACGCACTGGCCGAACTGGCCCGCCGGCATCTCGGGGATCCAAAACTGGGCAAACACAACGGTCTTCCGGTCACTGTCATCGTCACGACCACCCTGCAGGATCTGGCCGCCCAAGCCGGCTACGGGCTCACCGCCGGGGGCACGATGGTGCCAATGACCGACCTGATCCGGATGGCCGCCCCGGCCTACCACTATTTGGCGGTGTTCGACGGCGTCACCGGCCGCTCCCTGTGGCTGGGCCGCACCAAACGCCTGGCCTCCGCCGATCAACGCATCATGCTGCTGGCCAAAGACCGCGGCTGCACCGCCCCCGGCTGCAGCGTGCCGGGCTATCACACCCAAGTCCACCACGCCACCGCCGACTGGAAACACGGCGGCACCACCAACATCGACGACCTCACCCTGGCCTGCAAACGCGACAACCTACACGCCGAAAACGACGGCTGGAACACCCACAAACTCCCCAACGGCGACACCGAATGGACACCCCCACCCAACGTCCCCCTCATCGGCGGCACCAACACCTACCACCACCCCGAACGCCTCCTACGCGACGACGAGGAAGACGATGACCTCGAAGACGACCCGTGA
- a CDS encoding shikimate 5-dehydrogenase — protein sequence MARPPLTKDTTLCISLAARPSNIGTRFHNYLYDELGLDFLYKAFTTTDIAAAIGGVRALGIRGCSVSMPFKQDVLALVDHVEESARAITAVNTIVNDGGVLTASNTDYIAVQRLIASYGLDAAQHVVIRGSGGMASAVATAFRDHGFGAGTIVARNAETGRQLADRLGYGWQAEVGDLRAPVVVNVTPIGMAGGPEMREPAFDDDVIASARTIFDVVALPSETPLIMAARAAGKQVITGAEVIALQAAEQFERYTGVRPTAEQVAAASAFSRA from the coding sequence ATGGCCAGACCGCCGCTCACCAAGGACACCACGCTGTGCATCTCGCTGGCCGCCCGGCCCAGCAATATCGGCACCCGGTTCCACAACTACCTGTACGACGAACTCGGTCTGGATTTCCTCTACAAGGCCTTCACCACAACGGATATCGCGGCCGCGATCGGTGGCGTTCGGGCGCTGGGGATCCGGGGATGCTCGGTGTCGATGCCGTTCAAGCAGGATGTCCTGGCTCTTGTCGACCACGTCGAGGAGTCGGCGCGCGCCATCACCGCGGTCAACACGATCGTCAACGACGGCGGGGTGCTGACTGCATCCAACACCGATTACATCGCGGTGCAGCGGCTGATCGCGTCCTATGGGCTTGATGCCGCGCAGCATGTGGTGATCCGCGGTAGCGGCGGGATGGCCAGTGCGGTGGCAACCGCATTCCGTGACCACGGATTCGGTGCCGGCACGATCGTGGCCCGTAATGCCGAGACGGGCAGGCAACTCGCCGACCGGCTCGGCTACGGCTGGCAGGCCGAGGTGGGTGATCTGCGGGCACCGGTGGTGGTCAACGTCACGCCGATCGGGATGGCGGGCGGGCCGGAGATGCGCGAGCCGGCTTTTGATGACGACGTGATCGCTTCGGCGCGAACGATTTTCGACGTCGTCGCGTTGCCGTCGGAGACCCCGCTCATCATGGCGGCGCGGGCTGCGGGTAAGCAGGTGATCACCGGTGCCGAGGTGATCGCGCTGCAGGCCGCCGAACAGTTCGAGCGCTACACCGGGGTGCGCCCGACCGCCGAGCAGGTGGCGGCGGCGTCGGCGTTCAGCCGCGCCTAG